A genomic stretch from Deltaproteobacteria bacterium includes:
- a CDS encoding AI-2E family transporter, translating into MTAQRQAVFWTCMLGVLALSLWVLGSMLLPFVLGMAVGYLLDPVVDRITRWGVSRGAAAGLLILGSYALAIAILLLLTPLVVEQAFRFAAKLPAYVMSLYNLAAPFLMRAAAAAGIDDTASLAQTFAAAVERVVGPMTTLASGLLGHGLAFINVALLLAITPLVAFYLLRDWPRLLAEIDGWLPLDHAETIRAQARAVDHVLAGFARGTAIVCLVLGLFYATALSVVGLDFGLFIGLAAGTVSFIPYVGTVFGLVTSVGVALYQFWPRWAMVTVVLGIFLAGQLLSDYVLTPRLVGNRIGLHPLWVVFGVLAGGELFGFVGMLLAVPACAVIGVLARFGIEQYRASALYRGADGPR; encoded by the coding sequence ATGACGGCGCAGCGGCAGGCGGTGTTCTGGACGTGTATGCTGGGCGTCCTCGCCCTCTCCTTGTGGGTCCTCGGCTCCATGCTGTTGCCGTTCGTGCTGGGGATGGCGGTCGGCTACCTCCTCGACCCGGTCGTCGACCGGATCACGCGGTGGGGCGTGTCGCGAGGCGCGGCGGCGGGCCTGCTCATCCTGGGCTCCTACGCGCTCGCCATAGCGATTTTACTGCTGCTCACGCCGCTCGTCGTCGAGCAGGCGTTCCGCTTCGCCGCCAAGCTGCCTGCCTACGTGATGTCCCTCTACAACCTTGCGGCACCGTTCCTGATGCGCGCCGCCGCCGCAGCCGGCATCGATGACACCGCATCGCTGGCACAGACGTTCGCCGCCGCAGTGGAGCGCGTCGTCGGGCCGATGACGACCCTTGCGAGCGGGTTGCTCGGCCACGGGCTCGCCTTCATCAACGTGGCGCTGCTGCTCGCGATCACGCCACTCGTCGCCTTTTACCTGCTGCGCGATTGGCCACGCCTTCTCGCGGAGATCGACGGCTGGCTGCCGCTTGACCACGCCGAGACCATTCGCGCCCAGGCGCGTGCGGTCGATCACGTACTCGCGGGCTTCGCCCGCGGCACCGCCATCGTCTGCCTCGTGCTCGGGCTCTTCTATGCCACCGCGCTGTCGGTGGTCGGGCTCGACTTCGGACTCTTCATCGGCCTCGCGGCAGGCACCGTGTCGTTCATCCCGTACGTCGGCACCGTCTTCGGACTCGTCACGTCGGTGGGCGTCGCGCTCTACCAGTTCTGGCCCAGGTGGGCGATGGTGACGGTGGTGCTCGGCATCTTCCTCGCGGGGCAGCTCCTCTCCGACTACGTGCTCACGCCGCGCCTGGTAGGCAACCGCATCGGGCTCCATCCCCTGTGGGTCGTCTTCGGCGTCCTGGCGGGAGGCGAGCTCTTCGGCTTCGTTGGCATGCTGCTCGCCGTTCCGGCCTGCGCGGTGATCGGGGTGCTCGCACGCTTCGGCATCGAGCAGTACAGGGCGTCCGCGCTCTATCGGGGCGCGGACGGCCCGCGCTAG
- a CDS encoding two pore domain potassium channel family protein, with amino-acid sequence MAGILMGSRRSGDGVVMRLKEAIGRELRTRRHTALLLAIVALLAVRPFLGDAGAATVVFNLAAFLTLLVALLTIQVDELVGEREALLVQQRKRAFVGWALGVPALAVRLWLFIAPDPRLVLVGAVSWLMFFSYVTWSQLRGVLKQREVTGETISMSISIYLLLGLSWALVYVIIFTRHPEAFQFATPIPGGVSEAYRFPIFIYFSLTTLSTIGFGDITPLSLQARYAAVAEGITGQFYLAILVARLVGMQMSRAATSSTSTPAHDRRTENPDR; translated from the coding sequence ATGGCAGGGATTCTGATGGGATCGCGTCGGTCTGGTGACGGAGTCGTGATGCGACTGAAGGAAGCGATCGGCCGTGAACTCCGCACGCGGCGACACACCGCTCTCCTGTTGGCGATCGTCGCCCTGCTCGCCGTGAGGCCGTTCCTCGGCGATGCCGGCGCCGCTACCGTCGTCTTCAACCTCGCGGCCTTCCTCACGTTGCTCGTCGCCCTGCTCACCATCCAGGTCGACGAGCTGGTGGGCGAACGAGAAGCTCTCCTGGTTCAGCAGCGGAAGAGAGCGTTCGTCGGCTGGGCGCTCGGCGTGCCGGCACTCGCCGTGCGACTGTGGCTATTCATCGCCCCGGACCCGCGGCTCGTCCTGGTGGGAGCGGTCTCCTGGCTGATGTTCTTCTCCTACGTCACCTGGAGCCAGTTGCGCGGCGTGCTGAAGCAGCGAGAGGTCACGGGCGAGACCATCAGCATGTCGATCTCGATCTACCTGCTGCTCGGATTGAGCTGGGCGCTGGTGTACGTCATCATCTTCACCCGCCACCCGGAGGCGTTCCAATTCGCGACTCCTATTCCTGGCGGGGTCAGTGAGGCGTACCGGTTCCCCATCTTTATCTATTTCAGCCTGACGACCCTATCGACCATCGGTTTCGGCGACATCACACCCCTCAGCTTGCAGGCGCGCTACGCGGCCGTCGCCGAAGGGATCACCGGGCAGTTTTATCTGGCGATTCTCGTCGCGCGCCTGGTGGGGATGCAGATGAGCCGAGCCGCCACTTCGTCGACGAGCACGCCGGCGCACGATCGGCGGACCGAGAACCCGGACCGATGA
- a CDS encoding DUF3604 domain-containing protein — MDILTPSGATTASWRTPAPTSNRSSPRWWCGPRTRARGTRTPSRKCVASSGCTSGSARATGPSRSRPATTSRRVRCLRKEGNYEDEPTPCQGGIAGSCALGLDDGASGRPEKNPERNVYFGEQHVHTSWSFDAFAFGDSTCSMRSRS, encoded by the coding sequence ATGGATATTTTGACTCCGAGCGGGGCAACGACGGCGTCGTGGCGTACTCCAGCGCCCACATCGAACCGGTCGAGTCCGAGATGGTGGTGCGGTCCCCGCACTCGTGCCAGGGGAACCCGCACACCATCGAGGAAGTGCGTCGCATCCTCCGGCTGCACGTCGGGCTCGGCACGAGCGACGGGTCCCTCGAGATCCCGACCAGCGACCACGAGCCGTCGCGTCCGATGCCTACGCAAGGAGGGAAACTATGAAGACGAGCCGACACCATGCCAAGGCGGCATTGCTGGGAGCTGTGCTCTCGGGCTTGATGATGGCGCCAGCGGTCGCCCGGAGAAGAACCCCGAGCGCAACGTCTACTTCGGGGAACAGCATGTTCACACGAGCTGGTCGTTCGATGCCTTCGCGTTTGGTGACTCGACTTGCTCTATGCGTTCTCGCAGCTGA